From the genome of Triticum aestivum cultivar Chinese Spring chromosome 3B, IWGSC CS RefSeq v2.1, whole genome shotgun sequence, one region includes:
- the LOC543054 gene encoding calcium-dependent protein kinase 1, with translation MGNRTSRHRRAAADQPATAPPPTAQPKPQPPPKPQTAPAPAPTPEAGQVAMGRVLGRPMEDVRATYTFGRELGRGQFGVTYLVTHKATGQRFACKSIATRKLVHRDDIEDVQREVQIMHHLTGHRNIVELRGAYEDRHSVNLIMELCEGGELFDRIIARGHYSERAAALLCREMVSVVHSCHSMGVFHRDLKPENFLFLNNKEDSPLKATDFGLSVFFKHGEQFKDLVGSAYYVAPEVLKRHYGAEADIWSAGIILYILLSGVPPFWADNEDGIFEAVLLGHIDFSSDPWPSISNGAKDLVKKMLRQDPKERLTAAEILNHPWIREDGEAPDKPLDITVISRMKQFRAMNKLKKVALKIVAENLSEEEITGLKEMFRSLDTDNSGTITLEELRSGLPKLGTKISESEITQLMEAADVDGNGTIDYSEFVSATMHMNRLEKEDHILKAFEYFDKDHSGYITVDELEEALKKYDMGDDKTIKDIIAEVDTDHDGRINYQEFVAMMRNNSPEIVPNRRRMF, from the exons ATGGGCAACCGCACctcgcgccaccgccgcgccgccgcggaCCAGCCGGCCACGGCCCCTCCGCCGACGGCCCAGCCCAAACCCCAGCCGCCGCCGAAGCCCCAGACGGCGCCGGCCCCGGCCCCGACGCCGGAAGCGGGACAGGTGGCCATGGGCCGCGTTCTGGGACGCCCGATGGAGGACGTGCGCGCGACCTACACCTTCGGCCGCGAGCTCGGCCGGGGGCAGTTCGGGGTCACCTACCTCGTCACGCACAAGGCTACGGGCCAGCGCTTCGCCTGCAAGTCCATCGCCACGCGGAAGCTCGTCCACCGCGATGACATCGAGGATGTGCAGCGGGAGGTGCAGATCATGCACCACCTCACGGGTCACCGCAACATCGTCGAGCTCCGCGGCGCCTACGAGGACCGCCACTCGGTCAACCTCATCATGGAGCTATGTGAGGGCGGGGAGCTATTCGACCGCATCATCGCGCGGGGGCACTACTCCGAGCGAGCCGCCGCCCTGCTCTGCCGCGAGATGGTCTCCGTCGTGCACAGCTGCCACTCCATGGGGGTTTTCCACCGGGATCTCAAGCCCGAAAACTTTTTGTTTCTCAACAACAAGGAGGACTCGCCGCTCAAGGCCACTGACTTCGGTCTCTCCGTCTTCTTCAAACACG GGGAGCAGTTTAAGGATCTCGTTGGAAGTGCGTATTATGTTGCTCCTGAGGTACTGAAGCGGCACTATGGAGCAGAAGCTGACATATGGAGTGCGGGGATTATTCTGTACATCCTTCTGTCTGGTGTTCCTCCTTTTTGGGCAG ACAATGAGGATGGCATATTTGAGGCTGTCTTGCTTGGTCACATAGATTTCTCATCTGACCCCTGGCCTTCAATATCTAATGGTGCAAAAGATTTGGTGAAGAAGATGTTGCGGCAAGACCCCAAAGAGCGCTTGACTGCTGCAGAAATTTTGA ATCACCCATGGATTAGGGAAGATGGAGAGGCTCCAGATAAGCCACTTGACATTACTGTTATCAGTAGAATGAAGCAGTTCCGGGCGATGAACAAGCTTAAGAAAGTTGCATTGAAG ATCGTTGCAGAGAACTTGTCTGAGGAAGAGATTACAGGCTTGAAAGAAATGTTCAGATCCCTGGACACTGATAACAGTGGGACAATTACTCTTGAAGAGCTAAGATCTGGTTTACCAAAACTTGGCACCAAAATTTCTGAATCAGAAATTACACAGTTAATGGAGGCG GCTGATGTTGATGGAAATGGGACCATTGATTATTCTGAGTTCGTATCAGCGACAATGCACATGAATAGATTGGAGAAGGAAGACCACATACTTAAAGCATTTGAATATTTTGATAAGGACCACAGCGG ATACATAACAGTAGATGAGCTGGAAGAAGCTCTGAAGAAGTATGACATGGGGGATGATAAAACAATTAAAGATATTATCGCTGAAGTTGATACAGATCAT GATGGAAGAATCAACTACCAGGAGTTCGTTGCCATGATGAGAAACAACAGCCCGGAGATTGTTCCAAATCGGCGGCGCATGTTCTAA